The genomic interval CGCCGCCCTTAAGGAGACCGACTCCTGGGAGGACCACGCCTTCGACACGGTCAAGGGGAGCGACTACCTCGGCGACCAGGACGCGATCGAGATCCTCTGCCAAGAGGCGCCAGGCGACATAATGGAGATGGAGAGGATGGGGGCGATATTCAGCCGCGACAGGGAGGGCCGCATAGCGCAGAGGCCGTTCGGAGGGGCGGGCTACCCCCGGACCTGCTACCTCGCCGACAGGACCGGCCACGGGCTCCTGCACGTCATGTACGAGCAGCTCATAAAGCACGGCGTGGCATTCTACGAGGAGTGGCATGTGCAGAGCCTCGCCGTAAGGGAGAACACCGTAAGGGGGCTCGTCGCTTACGAGCTCTCCACCGGAAGGCTCCACCGGCTCCGCGCGAAGGCCGTCGTCATGGCCACCGGCGGCTACGGCAGGGTCTTCAAGTCCACCACCAACGCCCTTACCTCGACCGGAGACGGCATGGCGCTGGCGCTTCGCGCTGGCGCGCCGCTCATGGACATGGAGTTCGTCCAGTTCCACCCGACCACCCTTAAGCGTACCGGGCTCCTCATGACCGAAGGGGCGCGGGGCGAGGGGGGCTACCTCCTTAACTCCGAAGGGGAGAGGTTCATGGAGCGCTACGCGCCGGATAAAAAGGAGCTTGCCAGCCGGGACGTCGTGGCCAGGGCCGAGCAGACCGAGATAGAGGAGGGTCGCGGCGTCGACGGCTGCGTGCTCCTGGACCTCCGCCATCTCGGAAGTGAGAAGATACTGAAAAAACTTCCGCAGATAAGGGAGATAGCCATACAGTTCGCCGGGGTGGACCCGGTCGAAAAACCCATACCCGTAAGGCCGGGGGCGCACTATTCGATGGGCGGGATAATGACCGACACCGGCGGCGGGACCCCGGTCGTGGGCCTCTACGCCGCGGGCGAGAGTGCGTGCGTCAGCGTGCACGGCGCCAACCGGCTCGGCGGCAACTCGCTCCTTGAGACCATAGTCTTCGGCAGGAGGACCGGCCACGGCGCCGGAGAGTTCGCCCTCGGCTCCGAACCCGAAGAGTTCCCGGAAGAGGCCTTAAACGAAGCCGCGCAAGAGATAGCCTCGCTCATGACCGGAGAAGAAGGCGAGAGCTCGCACGCTATAACCGACGGCGTAAGGGATCTCATGGGCGCCCACTGCGGGGTCTTCAGGAAGAAGGAAAGCCTCGAAGAGGGGATAGAGAAGCTCGAAGCCCTGAAGGTAAGAAGGGAGAAGGTCTTCCTCACCGACAGGGGGGAGAGCTTCAATACCGAACTCGTTGCCGCCTTCGAGATGGACCACATAATAGACCTTGCCGAGACCATACTCACGGGCGCCCTTAAGAGGGAGGAGAGCCGCGGCTCTCACTCGAGGACCGACTTCCCGGAGAGGAACGACAGGGAGTGGATGAAGCATACGCTCGTTACGAGGGAAGACGGGGAGCTCAAAGTAAGCTACAAAGACGTGACCGTGACGAAGTACAAGCCCGAGGAGAGGAAATATTGAGAGCGCCATGAGGCTCAAGCTCAAGATACGGCGCTGCGACCCGATGAAGACCGGCGCATGCTCGCCCTTTCTCCAGGCCTACGACGTGGAGGCCGAAGAGGGCATGACCGTGCTCGAAGCGCTTATCTCGATAGCCGAGACCGACGACCCCTCGCTCTCGTTCCGCCGCTCCTGCCGCTCGGCCATCTGCGGCTCGTGCGCGGTGACGGTGAACGGCTTCCCGAAGCTCGCCTGCAACACTCAGATAATCCCCGAGCACCGGAAACGCGGGCAGCTGGTCCTCGAACCCCTCGCAAA from Thermodesulfobacteriota bacterium carries:
- a CDS encoding FAD-dependent oxidoreductase, encoding MVTHDVIVVGAGLAGMRAAIEAAKKGLDVAVVSKVHPVRSHSVAAQGGINAALKETDSWEDHAFDTVKGSDYLGDQDAIEILCQEAPGDIMEMERMGAIFSRDREGRIAQRPFGGAGYPRTCYLADRTGHGLLHVMYEQLIKHGVAFYEEWHVQSLAVRENTVRGLVAYELSTGRLHRLRAKAVVMATGGYGRVFKSTTNALTSTGDGMALALRAGAPLMDMEFVQFHPTTLKRTGLLMTEGARGEGGYLLNSEGERFMERYAPDKKELASRDVVARAEQTEIEEGRGVDGCVLLDLRHLGSEKILKKLPQIREIAIQFAGVDPVEKPIPVRPGAHYSMGGIMTDTGGGTPVVGLYAAGESACVSVHGANRLGGNSLLETIVFGRRTGHGAGEFALGSEPEEFPEEALNEAAQEIASLMTGEEGESSHAITDGVRDLMGAHCGVFRKKESLEEGIEKLEALKVRREKVFLTDRGESFNTELVAAFEMDHIIDLAETILTGALKREESRGSHSRTDFPERNDREWMKHTLVTREDGELKVSYKDVTVTKYKPEERKY